The Sinorhizobium fredii USDA 257 region CGAGAGCATGGTGCGGGCGATCGCCACCGCCTGCCGCTGACCGCCGGACATCTGCTTGACCAGATCGCGTGGGCGGGTCTCCGACTTCAGCTCCATGAAGATCTCACCGGCGCGCCGGTACATCGACTTGTAGTCGAGAACGCGCAACGGACCGACTCCGCGGCGCAATTCACGTCCGAGAAATACGTTCGCCGCCGCAGTCAGATTGTTGCAGAGCGCCAGGTCCTGGTAGACAATCTCGATGCCATGCTGGCGCGCTTCGATGGGGCGATGCATGACAAGTTCGGCACCGTTCAGACGCATGGTCCCGTGGCTCGGTCGATAGTTGCCGGCGATCATCTTGACGAGAGTGGACTTGCCGGCGCCATTGTCGCCCATGAGGCCGACGACCTCGCCGGCCTGAAGCGCAAACGAAACGTCGTTGACCGCCTGGATGGCGCCAAAATGCTTGGAAATATTGGCGAGCTCGAGAACCGCCACGCTAGCCTCCCGATACCTGAATACCGCCGTGCCCGGGTCTCCTCCCCCAGGTTAATGCGATTCCATTTACGCAAATGCGCGGAACAGCGTCAATCGTCCTACAAATAAAGACGTATATGCGCGCGAACGCATATTGTATTACAAATATTCGTTGACGCGCGAAGCGCGCGGATATTACCTATCAGCAGGAGGAGAGCATGCTGATCCTTGTCACCGGGGCAACGGGCAAGGTCGGACAGC contains the following coding sequences:
- a CDS encoding ATP-binding cassette domain-containing protein, with translation MAVLELANISKHFGAIQAVNDVSFALQAGEVVGLMGDNGAGKSTLVKMIAGNYRPSHGTMRLNGAELVMHRPIEARQHGIEIVYQDLALCNNLTAAANVFLGRELRRGVGPLRVLDYKSMYRRAGEIFMELKSETRPRDLVKQMSGGQRQAVAIARTMLSEAKIVLMDEPTAAISVRQVAEVLNLIRHLRDRGIAVVLISHRMPDVFDVADRVIVMRRGRKVADKAIAASSPEEVTGLITGAIEQV